The Longimicrobium sp. genome has a segment encoding these proteins:
- a CDS encoding TonB-dependent receptor, producing the protein MSSSGTLRHTWRALLLAAALALVPSLAAAQTGTVRGTVSGPEGRAVSAAQVAIVGTRFSTVSNTLGQFTLGGVPQGVHRLRVSMPGFVANTSDVTVRPGEETLVSIQLQENNVELDAMVVSASRRAERRSESPATVTRVGAQQLEETPGNAFVGALKQATGLDFVQVGMTAVAVNARGFNSSFNNRMLMLEDGRIAVLPENGLPAGAFTPVPKIDLAGIEVVVGPGSALYGADASNGVLTLQSKDPRDYPGLSLEVTGGNREYMDLQGRIAGTRGNWGYKLSGEWNSFNDWSNRIHATAAATSPWETSVGDTTGLNWDSSVLRGYGQVLRYFGDGQVSLTGGYSRTNGVGQTNVGRNQLVDWTYNVLQLRATNPRWYVSAYRTESNAGESYAANRYTTNRATAPATVSDDSVRRMSDWPSDGQLYAAELQNNFRVLPLLNTQVTWGGQYRHDVVSSDRQWLTDRLTGEALKIDQWGVYAQTETPLLPQLRLLLAARYDDHENYDPQFSPKAGVLFTPAQGHTFRLFWNRAFKSPSTLQTNFWIPNFVSVIGVFGNRDGITVRRASDNSLVREYKPLVPERNTTWEAGYKGLINGRLFVDVAAYYSRYQNFLSPLVTVANPYATGGAATVAYNGATNQPYVSEAAQPQVVLTYFNLGNATIYGTDAAFSYVLNPRVDFTGTVSLLKLDNIEGIDTNIASETEATALNSPVTKWTLGMHARDLGRWSGGATFRYVNGYYFNSGINKGRIPTFNTLDLNVGYRVPQFHSQINLAVANLFNCRANDPTLPDEGASCGFGVKHTEMVNMPAIGTMVFLGVRVDTK; encoded by the coding sequence ATGAGCAGCAGCGGCACCCTGCGCCACACCTGGCGCGCACTCCTGCTGGCCGCGGCACTGGCGCTGGTCCCGTCGCTCGCGGCGGCGCAGACCGGCACCGTGCGCGGCACCGTCTCCGGGCCCGAGGGCCGCGCCGTCTCCGCGGCGCAGGTGGCCATCGTCGGCACCCGCTTCTCCACCGTATCCAACACGCTGGGGCAGTTCACCCTGGGCGGTGTGCCGCAGGGCGTGCACCGGCTCCGGGTCTCCATGCCCGGCTTCGTCGCCAATACCAGCGACGTCACCGTGCGCCCGGGCGAGGAGACGCTCGTCTCCATCCAGCTCCAGGAGAACAACGTGGAGCTGGACGCCATGGTCGTCTCGGCCTCGCGCCGGGCCGAGCGCCGCTCCGAGTCGCCCGCCACCGTCACGCGCGTGGGCGCGCAGCAGCTCGAGGAGACGCCGGGGAACGCCTTCGTGGGCGCGCTCAAGCAGGCGACGGGTCTCGATTTCGTGCAGGTGGGGATGACGGCCGTGGCGGTCAACGCGCGCGGCTTCAACTCCTCGTTCAACAACCGGATGCTGATGCTGGAGGACGGCCGCATCGCCGTGCTTCCCGAGAACGGGCTGCCGGCGGGCGCCTTCACCCCCGTCCCCAAGATCGACCTGGCGGGGATCGAGGTGGTGGTGGGCCCCGGCAGCGCGCTGTACGGCGCCGACGCCTCGAACGGCGTGCTGACGCTGCAGAGCAAGGATCCGCGCGACTACCCCGGGCTGTCGCTGGAGGTGACGGGCGGCAACCGCGAGTACATGGACCTGCAGGGCCGCATCGCCGGCACGCGCGGCAACTGGGGATACAAGCTCAGCGGCGAGTGGAACTCGTTCAACGACTGGTCCAACCGCATCCACGCCACCGCGGCCGCCACCAGCCCCTGGGAGACGAGCGTCGGCGACACCACCGGTCTGAACTGGGACAGCAGCGTTTTGCGCGGCTACGGCCAGGTGCTGCGCTACTTCGGCGACGGGCAGGTGTCCCTGACCGGCGGCTACAGCCGCACCAACGGCGTGGGGCAGACGAACGTCGGCCGCAACCAGCTGGTGGACTGGACCTACAACGTCCTGCAGCTGCGGGCGACCAACCCGCGCTGGTACGTCAGCGCCTACCGCACCGAGAGCAACGCGGGCGAGAGCTACGCCGCCAACCGCTACACCACCAACCGCGCGACCGCGCCGGCGACGGTGAGCGACGACTCGGTGCGGCGGATGAGCGACTGGCCCAGCGACGGGCAGCTGTACGCGGCCGAGCTGCAGAACAACTTCCGCGTCCTTCCGCTGCTGAACACGCAGGTGACGTGGGGCGGGCAGTATCGCCACGACGTGGTGAGCAGCGACCGCCAGTGGCTGACCGACCGCCTGACCGGCGAGGCGCTGAAGATCGACCAGTGGGGCGTGTACGCGCAGACCGAGACGCCGCTGCTGCCGCAGCTGCGCCTGCTGCTGGCCGCGCGCTACGACGACCACGAGAACTACGATCCGCAGTTCTCGCCCAAGGCCGGCGTGCTCTTCACCCCGGCGCAGGGGCACACCTTCCGGCTCTTCTGGAACCGCGCGTTCAAGAGCCCCAGCACGCTGCAGACGAACTTCTGGATCCCCAACTTCGTGTCGGTGATCGGCGTGTTCGGCAACCGCGACGGCATCACCGTGCGCCGCGCGTCCGACAACTCGCTGGTGCGCGAGTACAAGCCGCTGGTCCCCGAGCGCAACACCACCTGGGAGGCGGGCTACAAGGGGCTCATCAACGGCCGGCTGTTCGTGGACGTGGCCGCGTACTACTCGCGCTACCAGAACTTCCTGAGCCCGCTGGTGACCGTGGCCAACCCGTACGCCACGGGTGGCGCGGCCACGGTGGCCTACAACGGCGCCACCAACCAGCCGTACGTGAGCGAGGCCGCGCAGCCGCAGGTGGTGCTGACCTACTTCAACCTGGGCAACGCCACCATCTACGGCACCGACGCGGCGTTCAGCTACGTGCTGAACCCCCGGGTCGACTTCACCGGCACGGTGTCGCTGCTCAAGCTCGACAACATCGAGGGGATCGACACCAACATCGCCTCCGAGACCGAGGCCACCGCGCTGAACTCGCCGGTGACCAAGTGGACGCTGGGGATGCACGCGCGCGACCTGGGCCGCTGGTCGGGCGGGGCCACCTTCCGCTACGTGAACGGCTACTACTTCAACTCCGGCATCAACAAGGGCCGCATCCCCACGTTCAACACGCTGGACCTGAACGTGGGCTACCGGGTGCCGCAGTTCCACTCGCAGATCAACCTGGCGGTGGCCAACCTGTTCAACTGCCGCGCGAACGACCCCACGCTCCCCGACGAGGGTGCGTCGTGCGGGTTCGGCGTGAAGCACACCGAGATGGTCAACATGCCGGCCATCGGCACGATGGTGTTCCTCGGCGTGCGGGTGGACACGAAGTGA